The Raphanus sativus cultivar WK10039 chromosome 6, ASM80110v3, whole genome shotgun sequence sequence ACGTGAGATATAGTTGAGAGTCAAAAGAGAAAGACATAGAAGTAGGAGAATGGAAGAGAACAATGTGGAAGTGAAAGAGActattaatatttgataaacaATTCTTTCTTAACACAAAAATCAACGGATACGTCTCTGAGACGTCTCCCATCTCTGACCAAACCCCTCCCCCTTAAGCCATGCCGTCCCTGGTTCACCTTACATGTGTCGGGGTCGTTTCCTAGGCGTACCCGAGACGTACCCGTCCCCCTGCCGAACCCGGTACGCGAGACGGCACCCAAGAGGCGTACCCGTGCAACCTAGCCAATTACCCAAAactcaaaatcaattttttattttttttaccataAGACAAGCAATCTAATTATCTAAGCCTCACCTCATTAGCAGGACGTCCATAATCAACCGGATCTCGTCGAGTTACAGCTTCAAGAAGCAAAACACCAAAACTGTATATATCACGCTTTTCGTTTAAGAGGCCTGAGTTAGCAGTTAAAGTGACTTCTCTAGTCATTGCAAGATCTTTCTGACCAGGTTTCTTTATGGCAAGTGATAGCAACGATGTGATCATAGTGCAGTCTGCACTTGGACCGCTCTTAGGTGTAGCTCCTACAGGAACTGGTTCTCTGCAACTGCAACTGCGCCTTCTTGTAAATCTTCTCTGCAGTAATTTTCTATCAATGAAAGAAGAGCTGCATCATTCACCTCAACCTGCAAGTAATACACAAAGTTCTGAGAAAATTCCAGGATAAAGAATGTGATTCCAAGACAATTACTCAAAGACCATAGACATTGGAGAATAGAATAAAAGTGAGACCTGTACAGGTTTGATGCCACAATCTCCACGTGCGATTTTCTCCAAATAGTCTCTGGCGATATGAACTTTCTCATCAGTGATGTAGCCAGCAATACTAATCACCTCCATTCTGTCTAGCAGATGATTGGGAATCATATCTATCAAATTTGCTGTGCACACAAACAAAACCTGTAGTAGGGAAATGAATCAGAAATTACATTCTTGCAGCTTAGAAGAAT is a genomic window containing:
- the LOC108811376 gene encoding lon protease homolog 1, mitochondrial, encoding MGIANHLILTDEIDKLGRGHAGDPASALLDLLDPEQNANFLDHYLDVTIDLSKVLFVCTANLIDMIPNHLLDRMEVISIAGYITDEKVHIARDYLEKIARGDCGIKPVQVEVNDAALLSLIENYCREDLQEGAVAVAENQFL